The DNA segment GACATCTTAAATCTTATTAAAATACATTGTGCAAAGCTGTAATGCTTTTTCTATAATTTTTTGCTATAAAAAGAAAAGTCCCATTTAACTCCTATGATTGAGAAGGAAATTACATGTCACCTACACAAAAAGACATAAAAACACCTGTTTCATCTGAGCAATTAAAAGATTTGATTGTAAAGATTTTGGATGAAAAGAAAGCAACGGAGATTCATGTGATTGATGTACGCGGCAAGTCTGCTTTAACAGATTTTATGGTTTTAGCCTCGGGAACATCGTCACGTCAGGTCTCTTCCCTTGCTGAGACACTTGAAGCAATGCTTCATAAAGAAAAGATATATGCTCTTTCGATTGAAGGACGGAGTGAAGGAGAATGGGTTTTAATCGATCTCAATGATGTTATTGTCCATCTTTTTAAACCAGAAACACGGGCCCATTATAACCTTGAAACACTTTGGACAGAAGGAGAGAAAAATATTTCTGCAAAGCGTGGTCTTCAATCTCCTGAAACACGATGAAGCTTCAACTTATTGCCGTTGGGTCTTTAAAGTCTCTTGCTCTTAAGGAGCTTTGGGATACGTATAAAAAACGTCTTCTCTGGTCTTTGGAAATAACGGAAGTTCCTGCTTCAAAAGTGGGAGATAAATTTCAAGAAGCTCAAAATATTCTCAAGGTCCTGAATCCTCAAAGTTTTCTTGTTATTTTGGATGAAAAAGGAGAGAATATTTCAACCGTAAATTTTGCTTCTTTTATCGAAAAACATCATCTTTTAGGAACCAAACAGATGTCTTTTTTAATAGGTGGAGCTGATGGCATAGAAGACTCTTTAAAGAAAAAGGCAGATCGAATGTTTTCTTTTGGCGCTCAAACATGGCCCCATGACTTTGTTCGGATTCTTTTAATTGAACAAATCTATCGCGTGCAACAAATTTTGAATCATCATCCTTATCATCGTGGATCTTAATCTTTAGGAGCTTTTCTATGAGTTTACGTTCATCACCTTCTCACGCACTTCTAAAGCATCCTCTGGTTCTTTGTATCTTAGATGGCTGGGGAGAAGGAGAAGAGAATGTTTATAATGCCATTAATGAAGCAAAAACACCGAATTGGGATGCTTTTATGAAAAAAGCTTTTAAGAGCAGCTTAGAAGCTTCTGAGTCTTTTGTAGGTCTTCCAGCAGGTCAAATGGGAAACTCTGAAGTTGGGCATTTAGCTCTGGGATCCGGCCGGGTTATACTTCAGTCTCTCCCACGTATTAATAAAGCCATTTCTGAAAAGACTTTGTCAGAGAATCCTGCTTTACAAGATTTAATTCTGACACTTCAAACAAACAAAAAAGCATGTCATCTTATGGGGCTTTTTTCCCCAGGAGGGGTTCATTCTCATATGAATCATTTAAAAGTGCTCATTGAAATTTTGAATGCCCAGAGGATTCCTCTTTATTTACATCTTTTTTTGGATGGCAGAGATACGCCGCCCACAAGTGCTTTAGGATATTACGAAGCTTTTTTTGATCCTTTATTTCAAAAGCTTTCAACAGATTCTTTTGTTCATGTGGCAACACTTGCGGGAAGATTTTATGGCATGGATCGGGATAAGCGATGGCCTCGCGTTGAAAAAGCATTTAATGCGATTGCCTATGGAGAAGGAGTTAAATCCTCTTCTGCTCTTGAAACTTTTGAAATTTCGTATGCAGAAAAGATTACAGATGAATTTATTTTTCCGACAGTAATTGGAGATTATTCAGGAGTTCAAGAAGGTGATGGTCTTCTTTGCTTTAATTTTAGAGCAGATCGCGTGATAGAGATTCTTGAAGCGCTCATTGTTCCAAATTTTCATTCTTTTGATCGAAAATCTAACCTTAAGTTTTCAAAGGTTGTTGGAATGACAAAATATTCTGATCATTTGACACCTTGGATGGAAACATTGTTTTT comes from the Pseudomonadota bacterium genome and includes:
- the rsfS gene encoding ribosome silencing factor translates to MSPTQKDIKTPVSSEQLKDLIVKILDEKKATEIHVIDVRGKSALTDFMVLASGTSSRQVSSLAETLEAMLHKEKIYALSIEGRSEGEWVLIDLNDVIVHLFKPETRAHYNLETLWTEGEKNISAKRGLQSPETR
- a CDS encoding 23S rRNA (pseudouridine(1915)-N(3))-methyltransferase RlmH; this translates as MKLQLIAVGSLKSLALKELWDTYKKRLLWSLEITEVPASKVGDKFQEAQNILKVLNPQSFLVILDEKGENISTVNFASFIEKHHLLGTKQMSFLIGGADGIEDSLKKKADRMFSFGAQTWPHDFVRILLIEQIYRVQQILNHHPYHRGS
- a CDS encoding 2,3-bisphosphoglycerate-independent phosphoglycerate mutase gives rise to the protein MSLRSSPSHALLKHPLVLCILDGWGEGEENVYNAINEAKTPNWDAFMKKAFKSSLEASESFVGLPAGQMGNSEVGHLALGSGRVILQSLPRINKAISEKTLSENPALQDLILTLQTNKKACHLMGLFSPGGVHSHMNHLKVLIEILNAQRIPLYLHLFLDGRDTPPTSALGYYEAFFDPLFQKLSTDSFVHVATLAGRFYGMDRDKRWPRVEKAFNAIAYGEGVKSSSALETFEISYAEKITDEFIFPTVIGDYSGVQEGDGLLCFNFRADRVIEILEALIVPNFHSFDRKSNLKFSKVVGMTKYSDHLTPWMETLFLPEKVEKTLGEVISKEGLTQLHLAETEKYAHVTFFFNGGREAPFLGEDRILIPSPKVSTYDLKPEMSAYEITEALLEALSKKQYDVYIVNFANADMVGHTGNLQASIQAVEVLDACLGKILKGVQETDSILLITADHGNIEKMEEDDTKAPHTAHTCSPVPCLLMNIPLEKGIQGLQNGTLADVAPTILDLMDLPIPNEMTGHSLLIRKGS